A single window of Nicotiana sylvestris chromosome 5, ASM39365v2, whole genome shotgun sequence DNA harbors:
- the LOC138869318 gene encoding uncharacterized protein, with protein sequence MAETSELRDIICDGPHVSMKKLGESGPMVPKDRKKYSDIDKCHRKELSRQENLGTTQVKQSKIDMLTTKYEFFKMKDDESIQDMHTRFTSIINEPHSLGDVIPRNKLVRNILSVLPGSWESKTYEMKRKKASERREPKKEKNLVLKAENNDSSEEDSDMAYLTKRFQKMEQYKQNSDKVAKRNPVLDKRFSRKSVADNIVKQALTAWGDSSSESEREPDAENSSMMAVETKATKLDSLFALMAQSNDDEDDENDEVNFRDVQRNLKSYSSKKLSSLTNVLIDAYYSLDNDKEILTIEIGEAEQSRDDLVVCVVELNETIANLGKEKEVLNEKINSVENKRDDLMVVVVDLKETIEDLSNEKHTLEEKVVSTEQERDDFLVIITYLEETIEGLNSEYRTVNLGKGKEVASDTHIKLEKELNDVKTSLCGELEKNRQLQAELERVKIDLEKSLKWTWSSDAVTAMYFNNSENRQGMRFQKKKTPYNPHNKYVTIPQIWLCTHCGNNGHFKENCQARVQSIQKNKVFTEKVTTKEGPGNSEKKWTAMVHEQWMLKTPRIVSH encoded by the exons atggcCGAAACTTCAGAACTACGGGACATCAtctgtgatggtccacatgtttCTATGAAGAAGCTTGGAGAAAGTGGACCAATGGTGCCGAAAGACAGAAAGAAGTACAGTGATATTGATAAATGCCATAGAAAAGAACTATCGCgccaagaaaatcttg gaactactcaggttaaacagtccaagattgacatgctcaccactAAGTATGAGTTCTTCaagatgaaggatgatgagtctatacaggatatgcacactagattcacatccatcataaatgagccTCATTCACTTGGAGATGTTATTCCTAGAAACAAACTTGTAAGAAATattctcagtgttctacctggttcttgggagagtaag acatacgagatgaaaagaaagaaagccagtgaaaggagagagccaaagaaggaaaagaacctggtactcaaggcTGAAAACAATGACTCAAGTGAAGAAGATAGTgatatggcctatcttactaaaagatttcaaaagatg GAGCAATACAAACAAAACTCTGACAAAGTAGCAAAAAGGAACCCGGTTCTAGACAAACGATTCAGTCGAAAAAGTGTAGCTGACAATATTGTGAAACAAGCTCTTactgcttggggagactcctccagtgaaTCAGAAAGGGAACCAGATGCAGAAAACAGCTCCATGATGGCAGTAGAAACTAAAGCAACAAAATTGGACTCATTGTTCGCACTGATGGCTCAGTCTAacgatgatgaagatgatgaaaatgatgaggtaaattttagggatgttcagagaaatctgaaatcctactcttctaagaagtTAAGTTCATTAACAAATGTTCTAATTGATGCATATTATAGCCTTGATAATGATAAGGAAATCTTGACCATAGAAATAGGAGAagctgaacaatctagagatgatctggtggtctGTGTAGTGGAGCTGAATGAGACCATTGCTAATCTTGGAAAGGAAAAGGAAGttttgaatgaaaaaataaatagtgTAGAAAATAAGAGAGATGACCTTATGGTAGTGGTAGTTGATTTGAAGGAAACCATAGAAGATCTTAGCAATGAGAAACATACTCTAGAAGAGAAAGTTGTATCTACTGAGCAAGAGAGGGATGACTTTTTGGTAATAATCACTTacctagaggaaaccattgagggactcaattCAGAATATAGGACTGTGAAtcttgggaaagggaaggaagtagctaGTGATACACACATCAAGCTTGAGAAAGAATTAAATGATGTAAAAACTAGTCTATGtggtgaacttgagaaaaataggcaacttcaagctgaattggagagagtaaaaattgatcttgagaaatctctgaagtggacctggtcctcagatgctgtCACTGCCATGTACTTCAACAATAGTGAAAACAGGCAGGGAATGCGGTTCCAAAAGAAGAAAACTCCCTACAACCCTCACAACAAGTACGTCACTATTCCTCAAATCTGGttatgtacccactgtgggaacaatggacACTTCAAAGAAAACTGCCAAGCCAGGGTTCAATCTATTCAGAAAAATAAAGTGTTTACTGAAAAAGTGACTACTAAAGAGGGACCAG ggaacagtgagaaGAAGTGGACTGCAATGGTTCACGAACAGTGGATGCTAAAAACACCAAGGATTGTCTCTCATTGA